In a genomic window of Anaeromicrobium sediminis:
- the arsA gene encoding arsenical pump-driving ATPase, with the protein MIKAYNPNEMNLTKYIFFTGKGGVGKTSTACATAITLADMGKKVMLISTDPASNLQDVFNRDLNNKGVPIKEVPNLVVANFDPEQAAAEYREGVIGPFRGKLPEVVLKSMEEQLSGSCTVEIAAFNEFSSFITDKKVQEEFDHIIFDTAPTGHTLRMLQLPSAWSNFISENTHGASCLGQLSGLESKKEVYQNAVETLADKDKTTLVLVSRPEHTPLKEAERASVELKDIGVTNQILVINGVLKIHNDSLSNGIYKKQQEELSAMPPCLNDLNTYEIPLRPYNITGIENIRGFLKDDKINYRERKLASTSIPKLKDVVDDLFHEDKKVIFAMGKGGVGKTTIAASIALGLAKKGKKVHLTTTDPAAHLKFVLDEGYGITLSNVDEKRELEKYREEVLRKARETMGEEDIAYIEEDLRSPCTQEIAVFRAFAEIVEKSKDEVVVIDTAPTGHTLLLLDSTQSYHKEIERSSGDIPESVKNLLPKLRNPEETEVIIVTLAETTPVYEAMRLESDLKRAGITSKWWVVNSSLYGTNTENEILKAKANNEIEWIDKVNEISKGNFAIVSWKEEDLKGEKLLELIN; encoded by the coding sequence ATGATAAAAGCTTATAATCCTAATGAAATGAACTTGACTAAATATATATTTTTCACAGGGAAAGGGGGAGTTGGTAAAACTTCCACTGCCTGTGCAACAGCCATTACATTAGCAGATATGGGAAAAAAAGTTATGCTTATAAGTACTGACCCTGCATCTAACCTTCAAGATGTTTTTAATAGGGATTTAAATAATAAGGGGGTACCTATTAAAGAGGTACCAAATTTAGTAGTAGCCAACTTTGATCCAGAACAAGCTGCAGCGGAGTATAGGGAAGGTGTCATTGGGCCCTTTAGAGGGAAGCTTCCAGAGGTTGTTTTAAAGAGCATGGAAGAGCAACTTTCTGGTTCTTGTACTGTTGAGATAGCTGCCTTTAATGAGTTTTCATCCTTTATAACGGATAAAAAGGTACAAGAGGAATTTGACCATATTATATTTGATACGGCACCTACAGGTCATACTTTAAGAATGCTTCAACTCCCATCAGCTTGGAGCAACTTCATAAGTGAAAATACCCATGGAGCATCCTGTTTAGGCCAGCTGTCAGGCCTTGAGAGTAAAAAGGAAGTTTACCAAAATGCCGTAGAAACTCTTGCAGATAAAGATAAAACTACTTTAGTCCTTGTTTCTAGACCAGAACATACTCCCCTTAAAGAAGCAGAGAGGGCCTCTGTGGAGCTGAAAGATATAGGAGTTACTAATCAAATATTGGTCATAAATGGTGTTCTTAAAATCCATAATGATTCCCTTTCAAATGGAATTTATAAAAAGCAACAAGAGGAACTTAGTGCCATGCCACCATGTTTAAATGACCTTAATACCTATGAAATACCATTAAGACCTTATAATATAACAGGAATTGAAAATATAAGGGGATTCTTAAAGGATGACAAAATAAATTACAGGGAAAGAAAATTGGCCAGTACCAGTATTCCAAAATTAAAGGATGTGGTAGATGACCTGTTTCATGAGGATAAAAAAGTTATCTTTGCCATGGGAAAGGGTGGAGTAGGTAAAACTACAATTGCGGCTTCCATAGCCTTAGGACTTGCAAAGAAGGGAAAAAAAGTTCATCTTACAACTACAGATCCTGCAGCCCATTTAAAATTTGTCTTAGATGAAGGATACGGTATTACCCTAAGCAACGTGGATGAGAAAAGGGAACTTGAAAAATATAGGGAAGAAGTTTTAAGAAAAGCTAGAGAAACAATGGGTGAAGAAGATATAGCTTATATTGAAGAAGATTTAAGATCTCCTTGTACTCAAGAAATTGCAGTATTTAGGGCCTTTGCTGAAATAGTTGAGAAATCTAAAGATGAAGTTGTAGTTATAGATACGGCACCAACGGGCCATACATTACTTTTACTAGATTCAACTCAAAGTTACCATAAAGAAATTGAACGATCTTCAGGAGATATACCTGAGTCTGTTAAAAACTTACTTCCAAAGCTGAGAAATCCAGAAGAAACAGAAGTTATCATTGTAACTTTAGCTGAAACAACACCTGTTTATGAAGCCATGAGGCTAGAGTCCGATCTAAAAAGGGCAGGTATAACTAGTAAATGGTGGGTTGTAAATTCAAGTCTTTATGGAACTAATACGGAAAATGAAATATTAAAGGCAAAAGCAAATAATGAAATAGAGTGGATAGATAAAGTAAATGAAATTTCAAAGGGTAATTTTGCCATTGTTTCCTGGAAGGAAGAAGACCTTAAGGGAGAAAAATTATTAGAGCTTATAAACTAA
- a CDS encoding nitroreductase family protein — translation MINETLQVIKNRRSTRKFKPEQIKEEELEAILEAGIYAPSAHNDQPWNFTVIQNKELMEELNVESKEKCKDFPDELIRKMANNERFNIFYGAPTVIIVSGRDNAIMPQVDCAAATENMLLAAESLDIGGCWNGFVSFLFNSEKGDEYKEKLNIPRGYTPYYGVALGYKKVRVFNAPARKGNVVQYIK, via the coding sequence ATGATAAATGAAACTTTACAAGTAATAAAAAATAGAAGGAGTACAAGGAAGTTTAAACCAGAGCAAATAAAAGAAGAGGAATTAGAAGCCATATTAGAAGCTGGTATTTACGCACCAAGTGCCCATAATGACCAGCCTTGGAATTTCACTGTAATTCAAAACAAAGAATTAATGGAAGAATTAAACGTGGAGTCAAAGGAGAAGTGTAAAGACTTTCCAGATGAATTGATTAGGAAAATGGCTAACAATGAGAGATTTAATATTTTTTATGGAGCACCAACAGTTATAATAGTCTCTGGTAGAGATAACGCTATTATGCCACAAGTAGATTGTGCAGCTGCAACAGAAAATATGCTATTGGCAGCTGAATCTCTAGATATAGGAGGATGTTGGAATGGATTTGTAAGCTTTTTATTTAATAGTGAAAAGGGCGATGAATACAAGGAAAAATTAAATATACCAAGGGGATATACGCCTTATTATGGAGTAGCACTTGGGTATAAAAAAGTTAGAGTATTTAATGCACCAGCAAGAAAGGGAAATGTAGTTCAATATATTAAGTAA
- a CDS encoding FAD-dependent oxidoreductase — MRIIVIGAVAAGTSAATKARRNNDNAEIVIYEKDKDISYSGCGLPYYIGGEISDVGELTPRDSAFFKKKYNIDIFTGHEVLKIHSDKKEVTVKNLLTNEIFNDSYDELVIGTGAVPFVPTVEGIDKSHVFFLRNVQSARNIRNFITTNKPKKAIIAGTGFIGFEMLENLMDDGISVTVVEKQNQITPNLDEDMAAYLESQLIKKNITIIKDNSIVKIDEDSATLEDGTIVESEMIIMATGVRPNVALAKEAGVEIGVTGAIKVDKKMKTNVDHIYACGDCIETYSQITGKSVYRPLGSTANKTGRIAGDVLTGGTLEYRGNLGTGIFKLFNMAIANTGLSEREAIKEGYDVLVCHNIKPDKAAYFNGTEMVIKAIADKKSERILGVQIVGYEGVDKRIDVFATLITYGAKVDELFHLDLAYAPPFSTTKDPVHYTGMILDNALNKNIPIKTSNEIRQLIHKDKKVQIIDARVEKQYGESHVDTAMNIPHAKLREKMKTLDKDVTTITYCNKGVTGNAAQNILLNHGFKEVYNLSGGHRFYKGTKKK; from the coding sequence ATGAGAATAATAGTTATAGGAGCTGTTGCTGCTGGAACCTCTGCTGCTACCAAGGCAAGAAGAAATAATGATAATGCGGAGATTGTCATTTACGAAAAGGATAAGGATATATCCTACTCAGGTTGCGGCCTTCCCTATTATATAGGTGGAGAAATATCAGATGTGGGAGAACTTACACCAAGAGACTCAGCTTTTTTTAAGAAAAAATATAATATAGACATATTTACAGGACATGAAGTTTTAAAAATTCACAGTGATAAAAAGGAAGTAACTGTAAAGAACCTATTAACCAATGAGATATTTAATGACTCTTATGATGAACTAGTAATAGGCACAGGTGCAGTTCCCTTTGTTCCGACCGTGGAGGGAATAGATAAAAGTCATGTATTCTTTTTAAGAAATGTGCAAAGCGCAAGAAACATAAGAAATTTTATAACAACTAATAAACCAAAGAAGGCCATAATAGCAGGAACAGGTTTCATAGGATTTGAAATGCTTGAAAATCTTATGGATGATGGAATATCTGTAACTGTAGTTGAAAAGCAAAACCAAATAACTCCAAATCTAGATGAAGATATGGCAGCTTATCTTGAAAGCCAATTAATTAAAAAGAACATAACCATAATAAAAGATAATAGTATAGTTAAGATAGATGAAGATTCAGCTACCCTAGAGGATGGTACTATAGTTGAAAGTGAAATGATCATTATGGCAACAGGTGTTAGACCTAATGTGGCTTTAGCTAAGGAAGCTGGTGTGGAGATTGGAGTCACAGGTGCCATAAAGGTTGACAAAAAAATGAAGACTAATGTGGATCACATATATGCTTGCGGTGACTGTATAGAAACTTACTCGCAAATAACGGGAAAATCCGTATATAGACCTCTTGGTTCTACTGCTAATAAAACGGGTAGAATTGCTGGAGATGTGTTAACAGGTGGAACTTTAGAATATAGAGGAAATTTAGGTACAGGGATATTTAAGCTATTTAATATGGCCATAGCTAATACTGGATTAAGCGAAAGGGAAGCAATTAAGGAAGGTTATGATGTTTTAGTATGTCATAATATTAAGCCAGATAAAGCAGCATATTTTAATGGGACAGAAATGGTCATAAAGGCCATAGCTGATAAAAAAAGTGAACGAATATTAGGTGTACAAATAGTAGGATATGAAGGAGTAGATAAAAGGATTGATGTATTTGCTACCCTAATAACCTATGGTGCAAAGGTAGATGAACTATTTCATTTAGACCTTGCCTATGCTCCACCATTTTCAACCACAAAGGACCCTGTTCATTATACGGGAATGATTTTAGATAATGCATTAAATAAGAATATACCTATTAAGACATCTAATGAAATTAGACAATTAATTCATAAGGATAAAAAAGTGCAGATAATTGATGCAAGGGTAGAGAAGCAATATGGGGAAAGTCATGTGGATACTGCAATGAATATACCTCATGCTAAATTAAGGGAAAAAATGAAGACCTTAGATAAAGACGTTACCACAATTACTTATTGTAATAAGGGAGTAACAGGTAATGCTGCTCAAAACATTTTACTTAATCATGGATTTAAAGAGGTTTACAACCTTTCAGGAGGACATAGATTTTACAAGGGAACTAAAAAGAAATAG
- the nudC gene encoding NAD(+) diphosphatase — MDKRRIYFIFNENNEILVNTSNKEILLPSDEHMKNLNISLNNMNLLIEKENEEFLFGKVEDLINLPKDFQFYRLISLIDLMGKEIYNLGSKALHLINWHNDYKYCSKCGTLVEEKKDERAKICPKCGLVNYPTISPAIITAVIKEDKLLLAHNTRFQNDMHSVIAGFVDPGETFEDCVRREVKEEVGIDVKNIKYFGNQPWPFPYSLMVAFTCEYEKGEIKVDGNEIDKANWYSVDNMPNVPSKGSVARELIDWFIENYK; from the coding sequence ATGGATAAAAGAAGAATATATTTTATTTTTAATGAGAATAATGAAATATTAGTAAATACATCAAATAAAGAAATATTATTACCTAGTGATGAGCACATGAAGAATTTAAATATAAGCTTGAACAATATGAATTTATTAATAGAAAAGGAAAATGAGGAATTTCTATTTGGAAAAGTAGAAGATTTAATTAATCTACCTAAAGATTTTCAGTTTTATAGGCTTATTTCACTCATAGATTTAATGGGAAAGGAAATATATAATTTAGGAAGCAAAGCTCTACACTTAATTAATTGGCATAATGATTATAAGTATTGTAGCAAATGTGGAACTTTAGTTGAGGAAAAGAAAGACGAGAGAGCAAAAATATGTCCTAAATGCGGACTTGTAAATTATCCTACTATTTCTCCTGCTATAATAACAGCTGTTATAAAGGAAGATAAACTATTGCTTGCACATAATACTAGATTTCAAAATGATATGCACAGTGTTATTGCAGGATTTGTGGATCCAGGAGAAACCTTTGAGGACTGTGTTAGGAGAGAAGTAAAAGAAGAGGTAGGAATAGATGTTAAGAATATAAAATACTTTGGAAATCAACCATGGCCTTTCCCATATTCCTTAATGGTTGCATTCACATGTGAATATGAAAAGGGAGAAATAAAAGTAGATGGGAATGAAATAGACAAGGCAAATTGGTATAGTGTAGATAATATGCCTAATGTACCATCTAAAGGAAGTGTAGCTAGGGAACTTATTGACTGGTTTATTGAAAATTATAAATAG
- a CDS encoding Spo0E family sporulation regulatory protein-aspartic acid phosphatase produces the protein MNKKKIVKGQIERYKETFNAIFRDDNVDMLDEEILKQSKYLDKLIIEYYRENKQCE, from the coding sequence ATGAATAAGAAAAAAATAGTAAAGGGACAAATCGAAAGATATAAGGAAACGTTCAATGCTATTTTTAGGGACGATAATGTGGACATGCTAGATGAAGAAATTTTAAAACAAAGTAAATATTTAGATAAACTAATAATTGAATATTATAGAGAAAATAAACAATGTGAATGA
- a CDS encoding LysM peptidoglycan-binding domain-containing protein yields the protein MLIHTVKPGESLWQISTAYGVPIKKIIEVNKLPNPNQLVNGQSLVIPKEDVVHIVRPGENLWKIAKDYGTTVQTIIKVNKITDPKSIYPGKRLYIPAPRHYVKTGERAWEIAKRYGVPLEALLKVNHIEDPRSIYPGMVLIIPRKQKPPMDVNAYIYNLDKEAIPIVREDGKYLTYLSPFAYLIKEDGSLQPIKDVPAIKTAYEENVVPMMSITNFTSTEKGENVANIILNSNEIQEKLLTNIINIMKEKGYQGLNVDFENVLPKDREPYNKFMQRTVDRLHPEGFFVSSALAPKVSAEQPGLLYEAHDYEAHGRIADFVVLMTYEWGARVGPPQAISPLNQIKRVLDYAVTVIPKEKIYFGFQIYARDWLLPHKKGQEARTFSPQEAILQAAKYGATIKYDPVAQSPYYRYRDEQGRMHEVWFEDARSAQAKFDTVKDYGLSGISYWVLGYPFPQNWVLLEDNFNIRKQL from the coding sequence ATGCTTATTCATACGGTAAAGCCAGGTGAATCACTTTGGCAAATTTCAACAGCTTATGGTGTACCAATTAAAAAAATAATAGAAGTAAATAAGTTACCAAATCCAAACCAATTAGTTAATGGTCAATCATTAGTTATTCCAAAAGAAGACGTTGTTCATATAGTAAGGCCAGGAGAAAACTTATGGAAAATTGCTAAAGATTATGGAACAACAGTACAAACCATTATTAAGGTAAATAAAATTACTGATCCTAAATCCATTTATCCAGGTAAGAGGTTATATATTCCAGCACCTCGACACTATGTTAAAACAGGAGAAAGGGCATGGGAAATTGCTAAGCGTTATGGAGTTCCATTGGAAGCTCTCTTAAAGGTAAACCATATAGAAGATCCACGTTCCATATATCCAGGTATGGTTTTAATCATTCCTAGAAAACAAAAACCACCTATGGATGTTAATGCATATATTTATAATTTGGATAAAGAGGCAATACCAATTGTAAGGGAGGATGGAAAATATCTAACTTACCTAAGCCCCTTTGCATATCTGATTAAAGAAGATGGAAGTCTGCAGCCAATAAAAGATGTTCCAGCTATTAAGACTGCCTATGAGGAAAATGTAGTTCCTATGATGTCAATTACGAACTTTACTTCAACGGAGAAAGGGGAAAATGTTGCAAATATTATTTTAAACAGTAATGAAATTCAAGAAAAGTTATTGACGAATATTATAAATATTATGAAAGAAAAAGGTTATCAAGGATTAAACGTTGACTTTGAAAATGTACTTCCTAAAGATCGGGAGCCTTATAATAAGTTCATGCAGCGTACTGTAGATCGCCTACATCCAGAAGGATTCTTCGTTTCAAGTGCCCTAGCACCAAAGGTTAGCGCAGAACAACCTGGGTTATTGTATGAAGCACATGATTATGAGGCCCATGGCAGAATTGCTGATTTTGTCGTGTTAATGACATATGAATGGGGAGCTAGAGTTGGACCACCTCAAGCTATTTCACCACTAAATCAGATTAAGAGAGTACTTGATTATGCAGTTACTGTTATTCCTAAAGAAAAGATATACTTTGGTTTTCAAATATATGCACGAGATTGGTTACTTCCTCACAAAAAAGGTCAAGAGGCAAGGACGTTTAGTCCACAGGAAGCAATATTACAGGCAGCAAAATATGGTGCAACAATTAAATACGATCCAGTAGCTCAATCACCATATTATCGTTATAGGGATGAACAAGGAAGAATGCACGAAGTTTGGTTTGAAGATGCCCGTAGTGCCCAAGCAAAATTTGATACGGTAAAGGATTATGGTTTAAGTGGTATTAGCTATTGGGTTTTAGGTTATCCATTTCCACAAAACTGGGTTTTACTTGAGGATAATTTTAATATTAGAAAACAATTATAA
- the nrdG gene encoding anaerobic ribonucleoside-triphosphate reductase activating protein, producing MDIRLSHEITKDSIVDGPGFRAVIWTQGCKHKCIGCHNQSTHDFKGGFVVDTEQIKEELRSLRLHKGITLSGGDPFEQPMPCIEIAKEAKSLGLDVWAYTGYTFEELINYKASTYKEGWKELLGYVDVLVDGPFIMEEKNMLLRFRGSENQRIIDVKKSVAAKVVMIKEEYYDIEEIAMTI from the coding sequence ATGGATATTCGGTTATCTCATGAAATTACAAAGGATAGTATAGTAGATGGACCTGGTTTTAGGGCCGTTATTTGGACTCAAGGATGCAAACATAAATGTATAGGATGCCACAACCAATCAACCCATGATTTTAAAGGGGGATTTGTAGTGGATACGGAACAAATAAAAGAAGAATTAAGATCCTTAAGACTTCATAAAGGAATTACCCTATCGGGAGGAGATCCCTTTGAACAGCCTATGCCTTGTATAGAAATAGCTAAAGAAGCTAAAAGTTTAGGTTTAGATGTATGGGCATATACAGGGTATACTTTTGAAGAATTAATAAATTATAAAGCATCAACATATAAAGAGGGATGGAAAGAGTTACTTGGGTATGTGGATGTATTAGTGGATGGTCCCTTTATCATGGAAGAAAAAAATATGCTTTTAAGATTTAGAGGTTCTGAGAATCAAAGGATTATAGATGTAAAAAAATCAGTAGCTGCTAAAGTGGTAATGATCAAAGAAGAGTATTATGACATAGAAGAAATAGCTATGACAATATAA
- a CDS encoding anaerobic ribonucleoside triphosphate reductase, which translates to MVEKIKKRDGRIIGFEPEKITLAIYKSAKEVANEEGKNPNYQMAESLTNNVIELLDEKYTGHIPTVEEIQDVVIKTLIETGHAKTSEAYILYRAERSRCRESKTRLMKTIHNLTLKDAKESDTKRENANIDGNTAMGTMLQYGSTVSKEFCKTHMLNKEHSLSHDNGDIHIHDLDFFNMGTLTCSQIDIRKLFKGGFSTGHGFLREPQDIGSYAALAAITIQSNQNDQHGGQSIPFLDYGLAPGVKKTYKKLYCSNLSKALSLNFNMEDEDADKLVIEVVEKAEKDSGKDIELKGTEIYEAIIGILMDKLNINKDEATRIHDFAKKHAYKETDRKTYQAMEAFIHNLNTMHSRAGAQVPFSSINFGTDISEEGRMVSKNLLLSTEAGLGNGETAIFPISIFKVKEGVNYNQEDPNYDLFKLACRVSAKRLFPNFSFIDAPFNKKYYVPNCPETEATYMGCRTRVVGNSYDPSRNIVTGRGNLSFTSINLPRLAIEYGHVLNKEADIDGFFKGLGEKIDLVMNQLLERMEVQKNKKVKNFPFLMGQGVWLDSDNLNPEDDLSEIIKHGTLTVGFIGLAECLKALIGKHHGESEEAQALGIKIIKYMRDKLDKASEEQKLNFSLIGTPAEGLSGRFTKSDREKYGEIKGITDKEYYTNSFHVPVYHKISAYDKIQKEAPYHEFTNAGHITYIELDGKPSDNIEAFETIVRAMHEAGIGYGSVNHPVDRDPVCGYNGVIDEVCPKCGRTEEDGIKFDRIRRITGYLVGTVERFNNAKQAEVRDRTKHNM; encoded by the coding sequence ATGGTTGAGAAAATTAAAAAAAGAGATGGTAGAATTATTGGGTTTGAGCCTGAGAAAATTACTCTAGCCATATATAAGTCTGCCAAAGAAGTAGCTAATGAAGAGGGGAAAAATCCAAATTACCAAATGGCTGAAAGCTTAACTAATAATGTTATAGAACTGCTAGATGAAAAATACACAGGACACATACCAACAGTTGAAGAAATACAAGACGTGGTTATAAAGACTCTAATAGAAACAGGACATGCAAAGACAAGTGAAGCGTACATTTTATATAGAGCTGAAAGAAGTAGATGCAGAGAATCTAAGACTCGATTAATGAAGACTATACATAATCTTACATTAAAAGATGCAAAAGAAAGTGATACAAAAAGGGAAAATGCTAACATAGATGGGAATACGGCCATGGGGACTATGCTTCAATATGGAAGTACCGTATCAAAGGAATTCTGTAAAACTCACATGTTAAACAAAGAACATTCCTTATCCCATGACAATGGAGACATTCATATTCATGACTTAGATTTCTTCAACATGGGAACTTTAACTTGTTCACAAATAGATATTCGAAAATTATTTAAGGGTGGTTTTTCTACAGGCCATGGTTTTTTAAGAGAGCCACAGGACATAGGAAGTTATGCAGCACTTGCGGCCATTACTATACAGTCTAATCAAAACGATCAACATGGAGGACAAAGTATTCCATTCTTAGATTATGGATTAGCTCCAGGTGTGAAAAAAACTTATAAAAAGCTTTATTGTTCTAATTTATCAAAGGCTCTTTCATTAAACTTTAATATGGAAGATGAGGATGCAGATAAACTAGTTATAGAGGTTGTAGAGAAAGCTGAGAAAGATTCAGGTAAAGATATAGAATTAAAGGGAACAGAAATATATGAAGCCATAATAGGCATCTTAATGGATAAGCTTAATATTAATAAAGATGAAGCTACTAGAATACATGATTTTGCAAAAAAACATGCTTATAAGGAGACGGATAGAAAAACTTATCAAGCCATGGAGGCCTTTATTCATAACTTAAATACTATGCACTCAAGGGCCGGTGCACAAGTTCCATTTAGTAGTATTAATTTCGGAACAGATATTTCAGAAGAGGGAAGAATGGTTTCTAAAAACTTACTTCTATCAACGGAAGCTGGTCTTGGAAACGGAGAAACAGCCATATTCCCTATATCCATATTTAAAGTAAAAGAGGGAGTAAATTATAATCAAGAAGACCCTAACTACGATTTATTTAAATTAGCATGTAGAGTATCTGCTAAAAGATTATTCCCTAACTTTAGTTTTATAGATGCTCCATTTAATAAAAAGTACTATGTGCCAAATTGTCCAGAGACAGAGGCAACTTATATGGGTTGTAGAACAAGAGTTGTGGGTAATTCCTATGATCCATCAAGAAATATAGTAACTGGAAGGGGTAACTTATCATTCACATCTATTAACCTTCCGAGGTTAGCTATAGAATATGGTCATGTATTAAATAAAGAGGCTGATATAGATGGATTCTTTAAGGGGTTAGGCGAAAAGATAGACTTAGTAATGAATCAATTATTAGAAAGAATGGAAGTACAAAAGAATAAGAAGGTTAAAAACTTCCCATTCCTTATGGGTCAAGGCGTTTGGTTAGATTCTGATAACTTAAATCCAGAAGATGACTTAAGTGAAATAATAAAACATGGAACATTAACTGTAGGCTTCATAGGTTTAGCAGAGTGTTTAAAAGCATTAATAGGAAAACATCACGGAGAAAGTGAAGAAGCCCAAGCGTTAGGAATAAAGATTATAAAATATATGAGAGATAAATTAGATAAGGCATCAGAAGAGCAGAAACTTAATTTCTCTTTAATAGGAACACCAGCAGAAGGTCTTTCTGGAAGGTTTACAAAATCAGATAGGGAAAAATACGGTGAAATAAAGGGAATAACAGATAAGGAATATTATACTAATTCATTCCATGTTCCTGTATATCATAAAATAAGTGCTTACGATAAAATCCAAAAGGAAGCTCCTTATCATGAATTTACCAATGCAGGTCATATTACCTATATTGAGTTAGATGGAAAACCATCAGACAACATAGAGGCCTTTGAAACTATTGTAAGAGCCATGCATGAAGCTGGAATAGGCTATGGATCTGTAAATCATCCTGTAGATAGGGACCCTGTATGTGGATACAATGGAGTAATAGATGAGGTTTGCCCTAAATGTGGAAGAACAGAGGAAGACGGAATTAAATTTGACAGAATAAGAAGAATAACAGGATACTTAGTTGGAACTGTTGAAAGATTTAATAATGCAAAGCAAGCAGAAGTAAGGGATAGAACTAAACACAATATGTAA
- a CDS encoding SPL family radical SAM protein, translating to MDYIQTKTMITKNKNPHYWFGHDYNMNIYKGCNHGCIYCDSRSECYRIDNFDKVRAKENAIDILSKDLGRKRKKGVIGTGAMSDPYNPFEEELCLTRESLRLINEYGFGVSILTKSELIERDMDIIEKINKTSPVCIMMTITTFHDELCERIEPNVSVTSKRLQVIKKFAERGIFTGVVLVPILPFINDTRENILGITKAAYDNGAKFVYGSFGVTLRQNQRIYFYNKLDEFFPGIKEKYIRHYGEKYNCNSFNYKILRESFKDTCKELKLLYKMKDIINSYKPEKPVGRQISIFD from the coding sequence ATGGATTATATACAGACCAAAACAATGATAACTAAAAATAAGAATCCACACTATTGGTTTGGACATGACTACAATATGAATATTTATAAGGGGTGCAATCATGGCTGTATCTATTGTGATTCCAGAAGTGAATGTTATAGAATAGATAATTTTGATAAAGTAAGAGCAAAGGAAAATGCCATAGATATTTTAAGTAAAGATTTAGGTAGAAAGAGAAAAAAGGGAGTGATAGGTACGGGGGCCATGAGTGATCCTTATAATCCCTTTGAGGAAGAGTTATGTCTAACTAGGGAATCCTTAAGGCTTATTAATGAATATGGTTTTGGAGTAAGTATATTAACTAAGAGTGAACTGATTGAGAGGGATATGGATATTATAGAGAAAATAAATAAAACTTCTCCCGTATGTATTATGATGACCATAACTACCTTTCATGATGAGCTTTGTGAGAGGATAGAGCCAAATGTTAGTGTAACATCTAAACGGCTACAAGTAATTAAAAAATTTGCTGAACGTGGAATTTTTACAGGAGTAGTATTAGTACCCATACTGCCATTTATAAATGATACAAGGGAAAATATATTAGGAATTACAAAGGCAGCCTATGACAATGGAGCAAAATTTGTATATGGTAGTTTTGGAGTAACACTTCGCCAAAATCAAAGAATATATTTTTATAATAAATTAGATGAATTCTTTCCTGGCATAAAGGAAAAGTATATTAGACATTATGGTGAAAAGTATAATTGTAATAGTTTTAACTATAAAATATTAAGAGAATCATTTAAAGATACATGCAAAGAATTAAAGCTCTTATACAAGATGAAAGACATAATAAATTCATATAAACCGGAGAAACCTGTAGGTAGACAAATTAGTATTTTCGATTAA